The nucleotide window GCGCAACGCCGGCGCCTGAGCCGCGCAGGACTTCAATATAGGCCAGAAGGCAGTCGTCGAACCACCGTATGCCGCGCGGCGCGCGACTAAGGCTTCCATCCCGGCAGCGCCGCGGCCTGCCGGATCCAGTGCGCCAGCTGCGCCTCGTCGAAGGCTTCGCCCTCGTGGATATGGAAATAGCGCGTGTCCTTGTCCTTGGATTCAACCGGCGGCACCGGGTCCAGCGACATGCCGCGGAAAAACGCCACCTTGATGTATCGTGTCATGCAATGGAAGCTGAGGAACCAGCCCTGCCCCGGCCTGCCATAGAACGGCGAGTTCCAGCGCACCGCCTTGATCACATCGGGCACGTTGCGCTCGACCAGCGCGTCAAGGCGGCGGCCCGCGTCCTGCTTCCAGCCCGGCATTGCCGCGAGATAGGCTTGCACCGGCGCGTCGCCGTCGCCTTTCGGAATCTGCGGATTACCGCCTGCCAGCAGTGCCGGCTTGCCGGTGGCGGGCCG belongs to Cupriavidus taiwanensis and includes:
- a CDS encoding DUF1801 domain-containing protein; this translates as MANSTSGTPARGARKPAQKAATRPATGKPALLAGGNPQIPKGDGDAPVQAYLAAMPGWKQDAGRRLDALVERNVPDVIKAVRWNSPFYGRPGQGWFLSFHCMTRYIKVAFFRGMSLDPVPPVESKDKDTRYFHIHEGEAFDEAQLAHWIRQAAALPGWKP